DNA sequence from the Drosophila sechellia strain sech25 chromosome 3L, ASM438219v1, whole genome shotgun sequence genome:
atacggatacggatacagatGCGGATTTTCAGGCTGCAAAAGGGTAGCAGTTACATTTGCACTAACAACTATGCGCATCCTGGAAGCCAAGTGAGTCTCACAAATGTGCCACAATCAGACTGTGATAGATTCCCTCAAAGTTAAAATCAAGGCTGCaaacttttaaatttattcgCTCGGTTGCTTTGGCTCCAAGTTTTCAACACTCAGTtgagcaaaatatttgcttgcAAAGCGAAATCAAAGAAATCACATTGATAAATGGTAAATAGATGGTGAAAAAAGGCGCCTTTTGGGAAAAATTACCCGGTTATATGGTTTTAAACTTAAACTAACATTTAGTTTTGAATCTTATAGTGAAAATAAGCAAGTTTTCTTTACAAAATAAGTTTCATGGATAAATGAATGCAGGCCGAATTCGAAATAAACCCGAACCGTTTCAAAATAGTTCGGTTAACAAATGGCTTGCATCCTtgattaaaatatatgtacattgcAAACTATTCAAAACACTTAATCAATGCCTAGTCAAGCCCTTATATTAAATCCTAAACGAAGTCCTAGTTATAACCATAATCGAAAAGCTGCTCTTGAGTCTAAAGCTAAACAGAGTAGTCCCAAATAAGTGGGGCACATTCCGGAAAACTGGACCCGATGTGGCGCCTTAGCAAAAGCGTGGAAGCATTAGGAATCGGGCTGGCCAGGGCCCGGCCTTATGTACAGCGCCTAACAACCGATCGAGGAGGATGACCAGGAGACGGACCAGCCCACCGATGCGATGGACGTGACCGTGGCCCATGACGGCGGAGCAGCGGACTGCTGCTGCGTACTATGACGAGTCACTGCCCGCCGCATCCTCGATGATCGAGTTGAGATCGATGTTGAACGAATACTCGTAGAGATTGGAGTAGCGGTCGCGCTCCTTCCACGGCGACCGGTGATTCATATAAAGATTTCGTTTACTAACACGAAAGATCTGGCTGTCCTTGATCGACTGATCGTCATCGCAGGGTTCACCGCCACCGCCAAAGTCGCACTCGCGAATCGTCAGCCGGTTGGTCGGCGACTTCAGTTCGAACATAACCTCCTGGTGCTTGTACGGTTTCCGCATCGGCAGCGGCTGATAGCCGGCTATATTAACCTTCTGCGAGTCCACCGACATGGTCGACTGGCGGCGCATTCCGCGTGCCGCCTTCGGGAACGGATAGTTCCTCATCAGATTGGAGTCGGTGCTGCGTTGCGGCGAATAGTATTTGAAGTCCGTGGGCGCCGGCGCTTGTGGCGCCGTAGTGTGTATGGTGGTCAaggtgctgttgctggcggAGATCGCTCCGCTGGCCTGCAGCTGCAGCGTCGACGGGCGTCGTGGCGCCAGCGGCGGTGGTGCCGTGGCCAACGACACGGACACCGAAGTGGgtgcggtggtggtggcggaggaggaggaaccACCCGTACCAGTGCCGGTACCGGCATGGGTGCCGCTGGCGACGGATGCcaccgccgctgctgctgctgccactgtgCCAATGGCTGTGGTCTGCTGGGCATGAACGTGGTGATGCAGCAGCGGGAGCGGCGAGTGGCGGACATCGTCGTACGACGGTGTCAGCGGCAGGTGCAGCGATCGCTTGAGGTTCAACCGGTAGGAGGAGGACGTGGCCGGCGAGCGCAGTAGCGAGGGCGAATTGGGACCCGGTCCTGGACCGCCCTCATGTTGCTGCAACTCGGCGGCCACCAGGTGCTGCTTCAGttgcttgtgtttgtgtttgctgGCCTTGAACTGCTGCTGGGCACTGGCCGGCAGCAGGGTTTGCAGGGAGCAGCGCTGCTGGTGATGCTTGCGGGACTTACCGTTTTGGACCAGGTCGTAACTGGGCGGCGGATGGTCGAAGCCGTTGCCATGGCCATTCCCATGGCCATTGATGGCACCTCCGTTGCCCTCCAGTGTCGAGGAGGAGGGATTGGACTGGTTATCGTGGTCGTATTCGTGGTGTGATTGTGTCGATTGTGGTGTATGATTcgagtagtagtagtagtaggtAGTAGTAGTAGATTACCAAAAAGAACATTGCATAGaacacaaaaagaaaaaatttgaaTTACAGATCGTCAAAATGATGTGCACAAAAGAGTTCATCGTACGAGAGTTTTGATTTGATTGGAtttgatatatatgtatatatatataaatatataaaggaGATCAAGCAAGCAGTGTGCTCAGACATTTagatatttttagatttcggTGGTGAAAGGGTGCTCTTGGATTGACTCAATGTGGCCGCTGGATTGGCCGCTTACCTCGTCGTAGAATCGGGGCTTTAGCTCCGCTCCACCAATGCTGATGCCGCCGCCGGCACCACCgatgccaccaccacccaaaCCGCCCATCATGGGCTGCGAGGTGGTGACCATGTGCGAGGCACTCAGCACATCACTCAGTGCGTGCCGCGGACTCGACTGGTGCTGCATCTGCTGGATGAACTCGTCGGTGGCGATGCCGCGTCTGTCGGTTAATCCAATTAGCATAATGCTTTGGAACTCTGCCCACTGGCCACTTACCTATCGATCAGCGAGGGCGTCATGGGTCCGCACAGGATGTGACAGCAGTTCAGGCAAATGTTGCCCCGCGAATAGGGATTTTGGGTGCGTGGACCGCCTTTGGAGGAGAAGGATCCCTTGAGCTGTCGAAGAGAGCAGATTTCAATTGTGTAAACAATTTAGTGTTTAATCACAATGGTAAACATTggaaatttttaaacatttcctAGGAATATTCCTAAGGAATTTGTGTGTTTTCATAATTCTCAATCGTTTATTTTGATAAGGGAAGCTTGTGCCTGATTTAATAGcctatatataatatatttgcTTCTGTATACTTACATCCTCGTTGGTTGTCTGATCGCTAGTCGTCAGATAGGTATGGAAGCCGGCCAGGCCGATCACCGACCATATCGAGAAGAAGCAAATGAACACAACAATCACAGTGAAGGGCGCCGCCTTGATTACATTAAAGACCTCGTGCTCCTTCTTCATCACTGCCGTTGGtgtaaacaaatcaaatatcAATCATATGGCATATGGATCGCTATTCCAATGTACTCACATAAAACTAAATGCGTCACAGAGCACGAGAATATAAATACAGCTAAAAATGCCAATGAGACTAGAAACAAGTAAAAGAACCGATAATTCCGCTTGCCCACGCAGTTTCCCACCTGCAAAGAGAGCATTTCAAATATGGTTATAAACACACTACAGGCTCAATAAAGTTGGTAAGATATCCTGGCAAACTTAATGAGGTTAATTGCATTTTCACGAGATGTGTGGCATTACCAAAATTACGACCGAGAAAATGCCTTAATTTCCAGCACCCATCCTCCTGGCCAACAACCCCTTTTTTTTGGAGCCGCGAACACTGAACCAAATCCCCAGAAGGCTCGAGTCGACCTTCAAGCCGTCAGATGCGATTGTGTCCGTACTTTCTCTCCTCCGGGGGTTTAAATTACGCCGGAGCCCCAGTAAATGAAGTGGGGCGATGGCAAAGCCATGACAGCAACACTAACTGGCAGTGACTTTGAGTTCTAGCAGACCGAGTAATTCACACCCTTTCAGTAAGTAGGAAATTACGAattattttatgtaattttttttaactagAAAATTTAGTTTCTTAGCATAAAAATCAAACATAAATGAGCATTTGCTTAATAccaattataatattttagaGAATGTCAAAAGTCCTTGTAAAAGTGTAAGAGTGACAGCCTAAGTCGAAATGAATGCTCAGCTtagtgtaaatatttaatgactTAACTGACCTTCCAAATGGTTTGCGGgtcaaaataaattgattgTGAATTGCGAAAGCTAAATCAAGGTGAAaggaaaattttcaaatcaatatCATCGTGGGAAATTAAATACGAAGACAAAGCAATCAATTAGGGAATCAAGCACTAAATGGGTTATattttggcttaaaaatacaAGTGGTATGCACTCAAAGCACTCAATTAGTGAGtatgaatatttaaaaggCCGAGGAGTATTGGAACTCTCAGTTGAATGTTAAGTACATTTATCCGTAAGGGTATGTGCGATGATTTGAGTCTCTTGGGGATGTCGCGCCCCCCCTtcccaaaaagtatgctacaataccaaaaaaaaaaagaaaaacagaacCACAGAAATATGAGTGTGGCTACTTAAGTTAGTGTGTGcatgagtgtgtgtttgtgcaaGTGTGGTTTGTTTGCTTGGTCCTgtccaaacacacacatacacacacacacagagaggGAGCCACATCTTGTTGCATCAGCGCGTCGCTGGCGGGTATAAAAAAGAGGAGAAGCAAAGGATTCGCAGGGAGTCCGTCCGAGTgcgctttttctttttttttaaacgtgaCGTGCGCTCGGCtgaaattatttttgctaaaaaATTAGCAACCTCAGCGGTTGCCGTTGGAATTGGGTTAAAGTCAGAGACGACGAGAGGCTGTTGGTTTTGTGGCCCACTTTTCGCCAGAGCCTCTAATGCGGCTCTCGGCTCAATGTCAGTTGGCCAAAATGGGGGccaggatgaggatgaggatgaggttGGAGAACGGGTGCTTTAGGgacagccagccagccagcaagTAGGCGGTTTGCTGGGAAGTGATTAAAAATGCGCCACCGCTAACGAGGTGCCGGGTGTCCTTGTCAAGGACCCACTCGGCAAACCCACATTACCCAGCAGTGCCACCATTACTATCATCACTACTCACCCAGGGACAGTGGTGATCGAAGCGGTCCACGCAGTTGTCGCACAGGCTGCAGTGCGAGGCCCTCGGCGGCCGGAAGATCTTGCAGGTGAAGCAGTATTTCAGCTTGACCGTTTGTCCTTTGACCAGGACCTCCTTGGTCCTCGGCGGCGGTCGATATGTGGGACTGTTCAGCGAGTTTGGCACCTCTACTCACGTCGATTTGGGTTATACACACATATTCCCGGATTCATCCAGAGCGACGCAGAGGAaatgcagcatcagcaacatcgACGATGTTGACATGCAAGTgaaagaaaaatgaaaaaaaaaattggtggAAAGGGCAAAAGTTTtctcattttaaatattttatacaaaggcaacaacagcaactcaTTAGTGCAAAGGCAACGCAGCGTTCGCCTTTGATGATTTTTATGCggaacatatatattttcacatttttttttagcgcTTTTTTCATTCTGTCATGCCACGCTCATTACTTTTTACGTTCCTCCCATTtgctctcacacacacacacacaagcttAATGAAgtgaaaacaaatatatacGCAAGTgttgtctgtgtgtgtttgagtgGGCGAGTGGTTGGCAAGTAGCAGGGGTagaaggggcgtggcagatgGAGAAGAAGGATATTCAGGCAACAGGCAACGACCTTGGCCACATTTCCTTTTGGATGGACGCGAGGACTTCGACTGCGATTGCCACTGCTATTGCTGTCGCGAGACTACGGGGCGGATGAGTAACGTACCAATTTGCTTTTCAATATAGGCGGCCTCATCGTTGGAGGCTCGCGGTATGACGCCCGGATCCGTGAAGGTTGTGCGCAGCAAGGAGCTCATCGTGAAGAAGTATAGTACCGCTCCCACAATCGGAATGGCCGGATTTATGCTGTCCGCCAGAAAGGGACAGCTGCAAGAAAGGGCGAAGAGCAGAGAAATATATATCATTAATCTAACGATGTTTCTGTCATTATGGTTTATGCCAACATCTTGATTTGTGCAGATTGTTTCGGCAAATGGAGTAATAAACTAGGGGCATGTCAATAAGATAAAATAGGTAGATTTGGTAATAAACTAGGAATATTCAAATAATGACTGACATATTATGAGCTTGCAAATAAAAGGTATATTACAGCAGATTTACTCCTAAAAAGTTTTGATATAATTTAATGGGATTTTAGGGACATCTCTTGTTAAGAAGTCAAAAAGTAGCAACTTAGCTCTTTAAAATGCCTTCAATCTCTCTAATTGAACAAAGCATGACTAGAAAGAAAGCCTTTCAAAACTACTGATCCTTGGATTCTGTCTCAGCTGCAAGCACCCATTGAAATTTGATTCCGT
Encoded proteins:
- the LOC6605418 gene encoding palmitoyltransferase app isoform X2, giving the protein MNLLCCCCCSNMAPNQRVTRKWELFAGRNKFYCDGLLMSAPHTGVFYLTCILITGTSALFFAFDCPFLADSINPAIPIVGAVLYFFTMSSLLRTTFTDPGVIPRASNDEAAYIEKQIEVPNSLNSPTYRPPPRTKEVLVKGQTVKLKYCFTCKIFRPPRASHCSLCDNCVDRFDHHCPWVGNCVGKRNYRFFYLFLVSLAFLAVFIFSCSVTHLVLLMKKEHEVFNVIKAAPFTVIVVFICFFSIWSVIGLAGFHTYLTTSDQTTNEDLKGSFSSKGGPRTQNPYSRGNICLNCCHILCGPMTPSLIDRRGIATDEFIQQMQHQSSPRHALSDVLSASHMVTTSQPMMGGLGGGGIGGAGGGISIGGAELKPRFYDESNPSSSTLEGNGGAINGHGNGHGNGFDHPPPSYDLVQNGKSRKHHQQRCSLQTLLPASAQQQFKASKHKHKQLKQHLVAAELQQHEGGPGPGPNSPSLLRSPATSSSYRLNLKRSLHLPLTPSYDDVRHSPLPLLHHHVHAQQTTAIGTVAAAAAAVASVASGTHAGTGTGTGGSSSSATTTAPTSVSVSLATAPPPLAPRRPSTLQLQASGAISASNSTLTTIHTTAPQAPAPTDFKYYSPQRSTDSNLMRNYPFPKAARGMRRQSTMSVDSQKVNIAGYQPLPMRKPYKHQEVMFELKSPTNRLTIRECDFGGGGEPCDDDQSIKDSQIFRVSKRNLYMNHRSPWKERDRYSNLYEYSFNIDLNSIIEDAAGSDSS
- the LOC6605418 gene encoding palmitoyltransferase app isoform X1 → MNLLCCCCCSNMAPNQRVTRKWELFAGRNKFYCDGLLMSAPHTGVFYLTCILITGTSALFFAFDCPFLADSINPAIPIVGAVLYFFTMSSLLRTTFTDPGVIPRASNDEAAYIEKQIEVPNSLNSPTYRPPPRTKEVLVKGQTVKLKYCFTCKIFRPPRASHCSLCDNCVDRFDHHCPWVGNCVGKRNYRFFYLFLVSLAFLAVFIFSCSVTHLVLLMKKEHEVFNVIKAAPFTVIVVFICFFSIWSVIGLAGFHTYLTTSDQTTNEDLKGSFSSKGGPRTQNPYSRGNICLNCCHILCGPMTPSLIDRRGIATDEFIQQMQHQSSPRHALSDVLSASHMVTTSQPMMGGLGGGGIGGAGGGISIGGAELKPRFYDESNPSSSTLEGNGGAINGHGNGHGNGFDHPPPSYDLVQNGNSNSLAQLVDNEIPLAQMDIPAYTHQTATQARQYRHRHHKQRQISNGGTVSYENQLATASSEDELDDPDVVVVGSPEVVAAVAAIASNKAREMRNRSGSYSNLFDADFEAALVSSSLVDNHVRGEGASSSGKQSAGAALLAAAISGKTENMYSNVLPVDNDTDPADSTLHVYSNIIDERKQQEQANNVLSSTLLCDDLDLDDPVSASCHVKRKSLGDGAEQVKSAERLRMLHDNTMIDTALDLDSLDGSSLGNNSQSCLVKSGKPNATSVTTNVGIV
- the LOC6605418 gene encoding palmitoyltransferase app isoform X3; its protein translation is MNLLCCCCCSNMAPNQRVTRKWELFAGRNKFYCDGLLMSAPHTGVFYLTCILITGTSALFFAFDCPFLADSINPAIPIVGAVLYFFTMSSLLRTTFTDPGVIPRASNDEAAYIEKQIEVPNSLNSPTYRPPPRTKEVLVKGQTVKLKYCFTCKIFRPPRASHCSLCDNCVDRFDHHCPWVGNCVGKRNYRFFYLFLVSLAFLAVFIFSCSVTHLVLLMKKEHEVFNVIKAAPFTVIVVFICFFSIWSVIGLAGFHTYLTTSDQTTNEDLKGSFSSKGGPRTQNPYSRGNICLNCCHILCGPMTPSLIDRRGIATDEFIQQMQHQSSPRHALSDVLSASHMVTTSQPMMGGLGGGGIGGAGGGISIGGAELKPRFYDEVIPIV